One Tachysurus fulvidraco isolate hzauxx_2018 chromosome 2, HZAU_PFXX_2.0, whole genome shotgun sequence DNA segment encodes these proteins:
- the LOC113654075 gene encoding inhibin beta B chain-like, protein MRSFLVKVLCLLACALSAHCTPAPETEAHTTASRDSCASCGLAQPADSGRMDAEFVEAVKRHILTRLQMRERPNITQPIPKAAMVTALRKLHAGKVREDGRVEIPEVDGHASHANDVEEETSEIISFAETDDLLSSKSSLFFIISNEGNQNLYVSQANLWLYFKLLPSLLEKGTRRKVMVKVYYQEPGLGSKWNLVEKRVELKRSGWHTFPLTDAVQLVFSKGTRRQNLDVRCEGCEVAGVLPVLVNSGDESHRPFLVVQARATDSKHRIRKRGLECDGTSGLCCRQQFYIDFRLIGWNDWIIAPSGYFGNYCEGSCPAYMAGVPGSASSFHTAVVNQYRMRGMSPGSMNSCCIPTKLSTMSMLYFDDEYNIVKRDVPNMIVEECGCA, encoded by the exons ATGCGAAGTTTCCTTGTCAAGGTGCTTTGTCTCTTAGCCTGCGCGTTATCCGCGCACTGCACGCCCGCGCCAGAAACCGAGGCGCACACGACGGCGTCGCGCGATTCGTGCGCGTCGTGTGGTCTCGCACAGCCTGCCGACTCGGGAAGGATGGACGCGGAGTTCGTAGAGGCGGTTAAGAGACACATCCTGACCAGGCTGCAGATGAGGGAGAGACCCAACATCACTCAGCCCATACCAAAGGCGGCCATGGTGACCGCGCTGCGTAAGTTGCACGCCGGGAAGGTGCGCGAGGACGGCAGGGTCGAGATCCCCGAAGTAGACGGGCACGCAAGTCATGCCAATGACGTCGAGGAGGAAACGTCAGAAATCATCAGTTTTGCAGAGACAG ACGATTTGCTGTCTTCGAAATCCAGCCTTTTCTTCATCATCTCCAATGAAGGCAACCAGAACCTCTATGTGTCTCAGGCAAACCTGTGGCTGTACTTTAAACTTCTGCCTAGTTTGTTGGAGAAGGGCACTCGAAGGAAGGTCATGGTTAAAGTATACTACCAAGAACCAGGCCTAGGCAGCAAGTGGAACCTGGTGGAGAAGCGTGTGGAGCTGAAACGCAGTGGCTGGCACACATTCCCTCTTACTGATGCTGTGCAACTTGTGTTCTCCAAAGGTACACGAAGGCAGAACCTGGATGTTCGGTGTGAAGGCTGCGAGGTGGCAGGCGTTCTGCCTGTGTTGGTGAACTCAGGTGATGAGTCACACCGACCTTTCTTGGTGGTGCAGGCACGTGCAACAGACAGCAAGCACCGCATCCGCAAACGCGGCTTGGAGTGTGACGGTACCAGCGGCCTGTGCTGCCGCCAACAGTTCTACATTGACTTCCGCCTCATCGGCTGGAACGACTGGATCATCGCTCCATCAGGCTACTTCGGCAACTACTGTGAGGGAAGCTGCCCGGCATACATGGCTGGAGTTCCAGGATCAGCATCATCATTTCACACCGCTGTAGTGAACCAGTACCGCATGAGGGGGATGAGTCCAGGCTCCATGAACTCCTGCTGTATCCCCACCAAACTCAGCACCATGTCCATGCTGTACTTTGATGATGAGTACAACATTGTCAAGCGTGATGTACCCAACATGATCGTAGAGGAGTGTGGATGCGCTTGA